In Bacteriovorax stolpii, a single genomic region encodes these proteins:
- a CDS encoding prepilin-type N-terminal cleavage/methylation domain-containing protein yields the protein MKISNHSGFSLAEILIAMGLLSVLSLGVSSSIKMMAKGQATSETKMEELELRRQIVTLLADKLACQNTMKDKHIGDAVTEIKGPTNQVLFQTGSSYGNNSLKILQMLTKDNNITLNNGAKSVELIIHFEKMKKIVTQTTKAAYISMAVITDASGSIVSCYSDAEAIISSATNQSCTSLGGTWNGATCLLPTCGAGQVLQGISDSGAICKTLICGDGEILKGINNAGEVVCVPNVPTYQ from the coding sequence ATGAAGATATCAAATCACAGCGGTTTCTCCCTCGCAGAAATCCTCATTGCCATGGGACTCTTAAGTGTCCTTTCCTTGGGAGTTTCGTCTTCTATTAAGATGATGGCCAAAGGGCAGGCGACATCTGAAACCAAAATGGAGGAGCTGGAGCTCCGCCGACAGATCGTCACTTTGCTTGCTGATAAGCTTGCTTGCCAGAACACGATGAAAGATAAGCATATTGGAGATGCAGTCACAGAGATTAAGGGGCCGACCAATCAGGTTCTTTTTCAAACGGGCTCTTCGTACGGAAATAATTCTCTTAAGATTCTTCAGATGCTGACTAAAGACAACAACATCACTTTAAATAATGGAGCGAAATCTGTTGAGTTGATCATTCATTTCGAGAAGATGAAGAAAATTGTCACTCAGACCACGAAGGCCGCTTATATCTCCATGGCCGTGATCACTGATGCTTCCGGAAGCATTGTGAGTTGTTATAGCGATGCTGAGGCGATCATTAGTTCGGCCACCAACCAATCGTGCACTTCTCTCGGAGGAACGTGGAATGGGGCTACCTGTCTTTTGCCTACTTGTGGGGCCGGACAGGTTTTACAAGGTATTTCGGATTCGGGAGCTATTTGTAAAACACTTATCTGTGGAGATGGTGAGATTTTAAAGGGGATTAACAATGCAGGAGAAGTCGTGTGTGTGCCAAACGTGCCGACTTATCAATAG
- a CDS encoding thrombospondin type-1 domain-containing protein: MCAKRADLSIVKIFILFNFLFSLCCAWALPPHEWLDPAMASKLPVKANHILEMRTQLKMREACFLVPTSLFTDDVLIKDMPVKAIHIQELRARIDRLQSYWETGAWGACTGGTGAWSYGSWGACTGGVASYKYSGWSACSRNCGGGTQTRTSTCSYNTNSGTQSKTATCVLTQNSGNQTRTVRCVKGGVVLPDSKCTTSRPATSQFCTPTNTALCGVATPTSQACTPTGIATCSGTPVTQQSCNTHSCCTSFCMCSSSYCFGCPCGSGCGNCNSYNSSGVCDSWSCQSASCSYSCQDP; this comes from the coding sequence GTGTGTGCCAAACGTGCCGACTTATCAATAGTGAAGATTTTTATCTTATTCAATTTTCTTTTTTCTCTTTGTTGTGCCTGGGCACTTCCTCCTCATGAATGGCTTGATCCTGCCATGGCCAGTAAGCTTCCGGTTAAGGCAAATCATATTTTAGAAATGCGGACCCAACTTAAGATGAGAGAAGCCTGCTTTTTAGTGCCGACATCTCTATTTACTGATGATGTGTTAATAAAAGACATGCCGGTCAAAGCGATTCATATCCAAGAACTCAGAGCGAGAATAGACCGGCTGCAGTCTTATTGGGAAACAGGTGCATGGGGGGCATGCACAGGCGGAACTGGGGCCTGGTCATATGGAAGTTGGGGGGCATGCACTGGCGGTGTGGCATCTTATAAATACAGTGGCTGGTCGGCCTGTTCCCGCAATTGCGGAGGAGGTACGCAGACCAGGACATCGACATGTTCATACAATACCAATTCGGGAACTCAGAGTAAGACTGCCACTTGTGTCCTGACTCAAAATTCTGGAAACCAGACCCGGACAGTAAGATGTGTAAAAGGAGGAGTTGTTCTTCCTGATTCTAAATGCACTACTTCAAGGCCAGCGACTTCACAATTTTGTACGCCGACAAATACGGCACTCTGTGGAGTGGCCACTCCGACATCGCAGGCCTGCACACCGACAGGAATTGCTACATGTTCAGGAACTCCGGTGACTCAACAATCCTGTAACACTCATAGCTGCTGTACATCTTTTTGTATGTGCTCTTCGTCTTATTGTTTTGGTTGTCCATGCGGATCTGGTTGTGGAAATTGTAACAGCTACAATTCATCAGGTGTCTGTGATTCGTGGAGCTGTCAATCTGCTTCTTGTTCTTATAGTTGTCAGGATCCTTAA
- a CDS encoding disulfide isomerase DsbC N-terminal domain-containing protein, translating into MKKAITLLSALVIIQTVYIMKSYNTPATKYKKQIVAEEKGLLEKLTKMGIQVEALNREEKLERIFRVDIKNGRSFYTSSDGRYYFFGDVIDSVAKKPISSNENKNTMAQTLMINPQSLPDKKTALENVEKQLKGLMLYRDYLRREQ; encoded by the coding sequence ATGAAAAAGGCCATTACTCTATTGTCGGCCCTGGTTATCATACAGACGGTGTACATTATGAAGTCATACAATACTCCCGCGACAAAGTATAAAAAACAAATAGTGGCAGAGGAGAAAGGTCTGCTTGAAAAACTTACAAAGATGGGAATACAGGTAGAAGCTTTAAATAGAGAAGAAAAATTAGAAAGAATCTTTAGGGTGGACATAAAAAATGGACGTTCATTTTATACTTCTTCAGATGGACGGTATTATTTTTTTGGGGATGTCATCGACAGCGTTGCCAAAAAACCGATTTCTTCCAATGAAAACAAAAATACGATGGCCCAGACTTTAATGATCAACCCTCAAAGTCTTCCGGATAAGAAAACCGCTCTGGAAAATGTGGAAAAACAATTAAAGGGCCTAATGTTGTATCGTGATTACCTGAGAAGAGAGCAATGA
- a CDS encoding thrombospondin type-1 domain-containing protein yields MKILLGVVIYILSQSAFGWTDDPIIPKVTPIKKIHIQEIRQAIEALVCPAWEVSEWSVCSGGSGQWIYAPWSVCTGGTSYLTYSPWGACSASCAGGTQNRTATCLFSTNSGTQTRNAQCTFNALSGTQNRTVQCRVDGVVVDDSLCASAPKPLALQACTPNNPALCGTIGATTQNCTPTGPAVCSTPVTTQSCNTQSCCTDTAMTPYRTERNCRTEASTFFACTFKYCDGEFVYPYYNSCTGYRSDVLPYTDTYVGCF; encoded by the coding sequence ATGAAAATTCTTCTGGGAGTAGTGATTTATATTTTATCACAGAGTGCGTTTGGATGGACAGATGACCCGATAATTCCGAAAGTCACACCGATCAAAAAAATTCACATTCAGGAAATCAGGCAGGCGATAGAGGCCTTGGTTTGCCCGGCATGGGAAGTGAGTGAATGGAGTGTATGCTCTGGTGGATCAGGACAGTGGATCTATGCTCCCTGGTCAGTGTGCACAGGTGGGACTTCTTACTTAACATATTCACCATGGGGGGCCTGTTCAGCATCATGTGCAGGGGGAACTCAAAACAGGACAGCGACATGTCTCTTTAGTACAAACTCAGGAACTCAAACCAGAAACGCTCAATGCACTTTTAATGCTCTTAGTGGAACTCAAAATAGAACAGTCCAGTGCCGCGTTGATGGTGTGGTGGTTGATGATTCATTATGTGCGAGTGCTCCTAAGCCGCTAGCTCTTCAGGCATGCACTCCTAATAATCCCGCACTTTGCGGGACAATCGGAGCCACTACTCAAAACTGCACACCGACAGGCCCTGCGGTTTGTTCAACACCGGTGACAACTCAGAGTTGCAATACACAAAGTTGTTGTACTGACACTGCGATGACGCCTTATCGAACAGAGAGAAACTGCCGCACAGAAGCGAGTACATTTTTTGCGTGCACATTTAAGTATTGCGATGGAGAGTTTGTCTATCCTTATTACAATAGTTGCACCGGCTATAGGTCAGATGTACTGCCTTACACAGATACCTATGTGGGATGTTTTTAG
- the purE gene encoding 5-(carboxyamino)imidazole ribonucleotide mutase: MKKSKTQKPLVAVIMGSQSDWPTMKEACDVLDAFKIPYEKQILSAHRTPDEMRAFAISARTNGLKIIIAGAGGAAHLPGMTAAYTTLPVIGVPVVSKTLQGIDSLYSIVQMPKGIPVATVAIGNASNAGLLAVQMLSINDEDLAGRIETFRQRQSQDVKESNKLLKKSKA; the protein is encoded by the coding sequence ATGAAAAAATCTAAAACTCAAAAACCACTTGTGGCCGTTATCATGGGAAGCCAATCAGACTGGCCAACAATGAAAGAGGCCTGTGATGTCTTAGATGCTTTTAAAATCCCTTATGAAAAACAAATTCTTTCGGCCCATAGAACGCCGGATGAGATGAGAGCTTTCGCGATCTCTGCCCGAACTAATGGATTAAAAATCATTATCGCCGGTGCCGGTGGAGCTGCTCACCTCCCAGGAATGACTGCGGCCTACACTACTTTACCAGTCATTGGTGTTCCGGTCGTTTCAAAAACTCTTCAAGGTATTGATAGCCTTTATTCCATTGTGCAAATGCCTAAAGGGATTCCTGTGGCCACTGTGGCAATTGGAAATGCCAGCAATGCAGGATTACTTGCCGTGCAGATGCTTTCAATCAATGATGAAGACCTTGCCGGGAGAATTGAAACTTTTAGGCAAAGACAAAGTCAGGACGTTAAAGAATCCAATAAACTTCTGAAAAAATCAAAGGCCTAA
- a CDS encoding 5-(carboxyamino)imidazole ribonucleotide synthase: MNKITSNTVLGILGSGQLARMTCLAASTFGIQTHVYCTEKDVSPAEHVATKTSKGSFHDLEAVLNFCQSCDAVTLENEFIDQHILESIDEKFPGKLFPNSKTFKKIGDKISEKESFANAGIRVVPFKKVTSPEDVVRFAEVYNYPLVLKSSKGGYDGYGNATINSEEELEEKFKLLKGDLLVEAFIPYEKELAIMVARNADGEIITYPIAHTIQENHICHFVSVPADISADTEEQIKKAAQLAMTTINAVGIFAFEFFLTKDGTLYLNESAPRPHNSGHYSIEGCVTSQFHNHVRSVLNLPLGEAHLRAPSVLMLNLLGTQEQVAELNPLEDFLNTKDGHLHLYGKRFSKKGRKMGHFTLLGEDSQEMMETLKKLKSGYTL; this comes from the coding sequence ATGAATAAGATAACTTCAAACACAGTTCTCGGAATCTTAGGAAGCGGTCAGCTGGCCCGTATGACGTGCCTCGCCGCAAGCACTTTTGGCATTCAAACCCACGTTTATTGTACAGAAAAAGATGTCTCACCTGCTGAACATGTCGCGACAAAAACATCAAAAGGAAGTTTTCACGACTTGGAGGCCGTTTTAAATTTTTGTCAGTCGTGCGATGCCGTTACACTAGAAAACGAATTTATTGATCAACACATTTTAGAAAGTATTGATGAGAAGTTTCCGGGAAAACTTTTTCCCAACTCAAAAACATTTAAAAAGATCGGCGATAAGATCAGCGAAAAAGAAAGTTTCGCTAATGCAGGAATCAGAGTTGTCCCTTTTAAGAAAGTGACTTCACCTGAAGATGTTGTTCGTTTTGCTGAAGTTTATAACTATCCTCTCGTGCTTAAAAGTTCTAAAGGTGGATACGATGGTTATGGCAATGCCACTATCAATTCAGAAGAAGAACTGGAAGAAAAATTTAAACTCCTAAAAGGCGACTTATTAGTCGAGGCCTTTATTCCTTACGAAAAAGAACTTGCGATCATGGTGGCAAGAAATGCGGACGGTGAAATCATCACCTATCCAATTGCTCACACGATTCAAGAAAATCACATTTGCCACTTTGTCAGTGTACCGGCCGATATTTCTGCCGATACAGAGGAGCAAATTAAAAAGGCCGCTCAACTTGCCATGACAACGATCAACGCTGTCGGCATTTTTGCTTTTGAATTTTTCCTGACAAAAGATGGGACTCTCTATTTAAATGAATCGGCCCCGCGCCCTCACAATAGCGGCCACTACTCAATCGAAGGCTGTGTCACCTCGCAGTTTCACAATCATGTCAGAAGTGTACTCAATCTTCCTTTAGGGGAAGCTCACCTTAGAGCACCCTCTGTTTTAATGCTTAATCTTTTAGGAACACAAGAACAAGTGGCAGAACTAAATCCACTTGAGGATTTTCTTAATACTAAAGATGGTCATCTTCATCTCTATGGAAAACGTTTTTCTAAAAAAGGACGCAAGATGGGCCATTTCACTCTTCTGGGCGAAGACTCACAAGAGATGATGGAAACGCTTAAAAAATTAAAATCGGGATATACACTATGA
- the purF gene encoding amidophosphoribosyltransferase, protein MCGIVGVFGTPYSVQEAYQGLLLLQHRGQDAAGILSFDFNTKSFHQYKDLGLISDVFVPSILAGFEGTMSIAHTRYATVGPKNPIDSKRDIQPMTINYPHGIGMVHNGNIVNYFELKKYVQVEKRRHLFTNNDLEVMLNILSDGLREKNVPNHFDQFQAAVKTLFDTAKGGFSSVGLLADKGFFAFRDPHGLRPLILGERKLSEEEKALHPGHFGKSYCFSSESNALNFLGYDVIRDLAPGEIIFIDQTGEIFSSVDYSKTKGIAPKSCMFEWVYFANPESVLEERSVYSARLEFGKNLGEEIKELIASGEISPDIVVPIPETSRVAAISLSETLKIPYREVLIKNRYIQRSFILNTQESRKRAVQLKLTAIASEIKGKNILLLDDSIVRGTTSKRIIEMVKEAGAKEVYFATTCPPIRYPCYYGVDFPDPKELVASDKTTEEVEAYLGATKLIYLSTEATKKSIGKESLCMACINGCYPVDIASAQNFQDMRSLHRE, encoded by the coding sequence ATGTGTGGAATTGTAGGAGTTTTCGGAACTCCCTATTCAGTCCAAGAAGCTTATCAAGGTCTGCTCCTTCTGCAGCACCGAGGACAAGACGCCGCCGGAATCCTAAGTTTCGATTTCAATACAAAAAGTTTCCACCAATATAAAGACCTGGGTCTTATTAGCGATGTCTTCGTGCCTTCAATCTTAGCGGGATTTGAAGGCACTATGAGTATCGCTCACACCCGCTACGCCACTGTTGGTCCCAAAAATCCGATCGATTCAAAAAGAGACATCCAACCCATGACCATCAATTACCCGCACGGGATTGGAATGGTTCATAACGGAAACATCGTTAATTACTTCGAGTTAAAAAAATACGTACAAGTTGAAAAGAGAAGACATCTCTTCACTAATAATGATCTTGAGGTCATGCTCAACATTCTTTCTGATGGGCTTCGTGAAAAGAATGTGCCTAATCACTTCGATCAATTTCAAGCGGCCGTTAAAACACTATTTGATACAGCTAAAGGTGGATTTTCTTCTGTTGGCCTTCTGGCCGACAAAGGCTTTTTTGCTTTTAGAGATCCGCATGGATTAAGACCTCTTATTTTAGGGGAAAGAAAACTCTCAGAAGAAGAAAAGGCCTTGCATCCAGGGCATTTTGGGAAGAGCTATTGTTTTAGTTCTGAATCTAATGCACTTAACTTTTTAGGTTATGATGTCATCCGCGACCTGGCCCCTGGTGAAATTATTTTTATTGATCAAACGGGAGAAATTTTCTCTTCTGTGGATTATTCAAAAACTAAAGGGATTGCTCCGAAGTCTTGCATGTTCGAATGGGTTTATTTCGCTAACCCTGAAAGTGTTTTAGAAGAGCGCAGTGTCTATTCAGCTCGTTTAGAGTTTGGAAAAAACCTGGGCGAAGAAATTAAAGAGTTGATTGCAAGTGGGGAGATTTCTCCTGATATCGTGGTTCCTATTCCTGAAACAAGCCGTGTGGCCGCGATCAGTTTGAGTGAAACATTGAAGATCCCTTACCGCGAAGTTTTAATTAAAAACCGCTATATCCAAAGAAGTTTTATTCTTAATACGCAAGAAAGTAGAAAACGTGCCGTTCAATTAAAACTCACGGCGATTGCCAGCGAGATTAAAGGAAAAAATATTTTATTGCTCGATGACAGTATCGTCCGTGGGACGACGTCAAAGAGAATTATTGAAATGGTCAAAGAGGCCGGCGCTAAGGAAGTGTACTTTGCGACAACGTGCCCGCCTATCAGGTATCCATGTTATTACGGCGTGGATTTCCCGGATCCAAAAGAGTTAGTGGCCAGCGATAAGACGACAGAAGAAGTAGAAGCTTATCTTGGTGCTACCAAACTCATTTATCTATCAACTGAAGCAACGAAAAAAAGTATTGGAAAAGAAAGTCTGTGCATGGCCTGTATCAATGGCTGTTACCCCGTTGATATAGCTAGCGCACAGAATTTCCAGGACATGAGAAGTCTACATAGGGAGTAA
- a CDS encoding phosphoribosylaminoimidazolesuccinocarboxamide synthase — protein sequence MTQLPPVLYRGSVKNVRGVVSAQDLLFEFSDRFSVFDWGEMPDALDEKGKTLAVMGKSFFKHLGNPASWENLFQSQALINNFDHDYLETLSHSYLYKKLKTFGLFHHALLEEREIELNSPYLKVKNISVLRPPMVEEKYDYSVYATKPVNALVPLEVIFRLGLPPGNSLSKRLGSDLAKWETYGFSEVPQMGLLKKPVIDFSTKLERGDRYIDYKEAMAISHMNEAEFNELREMTALIALNLFKFHAEMGLTLLDGKIEVAFIQDIHGKRSFMLVDSIGIDELRLLYKGKSFSKEFLREFYKKSSWYDCLETAKRDANIYGGDFKSLCQEKYQSTPLPLDEYTKMRAEAVYKSYANEVSKRINGVAVFGEEFNLNEYSMRYM from the coding sequence ATGACACAACTGCCGCCTGTACTGTACCGTGGATCGGTGAAAAATGTCAGAGGCGTTGTGTCTGCACAAGATTTACTCTTTGAATTCTCTGATCGTTTTTCTGTTTTTGACTGGGGAGAGATGCCGGACGCTTTGGATGAAAAAGGAAAAACTCTCGCTGTGATGGGAAAGAGTTTTTTTAAGCATCTAGGAAACCCGGCGAGCTGGGAAAATCTTTTTCAATCGCAGGCCTTAATTAATAATTTTGACCACGATTACCTAGAGACACTTTCTCATTCATATCTTTATAAGAAACTTAAGACTTTTGGTCTTTTCCATCACGCCCTTTTAGAAGAGCGTGAGATTGAACTTAATTCTCCTTATCTAAAAGTTAAAAATATCTCAGTTCTTCGTCCACCTATGGTGGAAGAAAAATATGACTACAGTGTCTATGCAACAAAACCGGTCAATGCCCTGGTTCCGCTGGAAGTGATTTTTCGCCTTGGTCTTCCTCCGGGAAATTCTCTTTCAAAAAGATTGGGAAGCGATTTAGCAAAGTGGGAGACTTATGGTTTTAGTGAAGTTCCTCAAATGGGATTACTTAAAAAACCAGTGATTGATTTTTCCACCAAACTAGAAAGAGGCGACCGTTACATCGACTACAAAGAAGCGATGGCGATTTCTCATATGAATGAAGCTGAGTTTAATGAGCTTCGTGAGATGACCGCACTTATTGCCCTCAATCTTTTTAAGTTTCATGCAGAAATGGGACTGACTCTTTTGGATGGAAAAATTGAAGTGGCCTTCATTCAGGATATCCACGGCAAGAGGTCATTTATGCTGGTGGATTCAATCGGGATCGATGAACTTCGCCTTCTTTATAAAGGCAAGAGCTTCTCTAAGGAATTCTTGAGAGAGTTTTATAAAAAGAGCTCTTGGTATGACTGTTTAGAGACCGCCAAGAGAGACGCAAACATTTACGGCGGAGACTTTAAGTCGCTTTGCCAGGAAAAATATCAATCCACACCTCTTCCACTCGATGAGTACACAAAAATGAGGGCCGAAGCCGTTTATAAATCCTACGCGAATGAAGTTTCAAAACGCATTAATGGAGTTGCGGTCTTTGGAGAAGAGTTTAATTTAAATGAATACAGTATGAGGTATATGTGA
- the purD gene encoding phosphoribosylamine--glycine ligase gives MKVLVIGSGGREHALCAHFMESPLVKSVMVTPGNAGMKETLPELKVENISVTDTEGLLRLALREKIDLTMVGPEASLESGVVDLFREKGLLIVGPTKKAARLESSKSFAKKMMQKYNVPTASYQEFFDVEEALRFVEEGLLSKMVVKCDGLAAGKGVVVCHSKNEARIAVLSLMKEKLLGENTNHIIIEECLEGMEVSAFALCDGEHFTFLGTASDHKRLRDNDQGPNTGGMGVFSPATIVSEEEQEWINRNVFHPMMDGMKKEGVPFSGILFAGLMKTKNGFKVLEFNARFGDPETQVLLPLLNEDLTPWLVASAKGELPQNKMIERKKMKAVHVVMAAHGYPGTEGVLVRSGDVIHFSKSFNLSPYDFLFYAGVSKEKGDLKTKGGRVLGVTSLAETYTYARAQAYDYVEQIHFDGAQYRTDIGKCLL, from the coding sequence GTGAAAGTTCTGGTTATTGGAAGTGGTGGCCGCGAGCATGCGTTGTGCGCCCACTTTATGGAGTCGCCGCTGGTAAAATCAGTGATGGTCACTCCGGGAAATGCAGGGATGAAGGAAACTCTTCCTGAATTAAAAGTCGAAAATATCAGTGTGACAGATACCGAAGGGCTTTTACGTCTTGCCCTTCGTGAAAAGATCGATTTGACCATGGTTGGTCCTGAAGCTTCTCTGGAGTCTGGAGTGGTCGATCTCTTTCGCGAAAAAGGACTGCTGATTGTGGGACCTACTAAAAAGGCTGCAAGATTAGAGTCGTCAAAGTCTTTTGCCAAAAAGATGATGCAGAAATACAACGTGCCGACAGCTTCATACCAGGAATTTTTTGATGTTGAAGAGGCCCTTCGTTTTGTCGAAGAGGGACTACTTTCAAAAATGGTAGTGAAGTGCGACGGTCTTGCCGCGGGGAAAGGGGTTGTGGTTTGCCACAGTAAGAATGAGGCGCGAATCGCTGTTCTTTCGCTCATGAAGGAAAAGCTTCTAGGTGAAAACACCAATCACATTATTATCGAAGAGTGTTTAGAAGGAATGGAAGTGTCGGCCTTTGCTTTATGTGATGGCGAGCACTTTACTTTTCTTGGGACAGCTTCAGATCATAAACGTTTAAGAGACAATGATCAGGGGCCCAATACTGGGGGAATGGGAGTTTTTTCTCCGGCGACAATTGTTTCGGAAGAAGAGCAAGAGTGGATTAACCGCAATGTTTTTCATCCCATGATGGATGGGATGAAAAAAGAAGGCGTGCCCTTTTCTGGGATTCTCTTTGCAGGACTGATGAAAACAAAAAATGGGTTTAAGGTTTTGGAGTTCAATGCTCGTTTTGGCGACCCCGAAACTCAGGTGCTCTTGCCACTTTTAAATGAAGACTTGACCCCATGGCTTGTGGCCTCGGCCAAAGGAGAGCTTCCACAAAATAAAATGATTGAAAGAAAAAAAATGAAGGCCGTCCATGTGGTGATGGCCGCTCACGGATACCCGGGAACAGAAGGAGTTTTGGTTCGAAGTGGAGATGTGATTCATTTTTCAAAGTCATTTAATCTTTCTCCCTACGACTTTCTTTTTTATGCCGGAGTTTCAAAAGAGAAAGGAGATCTCAAAACAAAAGGTGGCCGAGTGCTTGGTGTAACCAGCCTGGCCGAAACTTATACTTATGCCCGCGCTCAGGCCTATGATTATGTTGAGCAAATCCACTTTGATGGGGCCCAATACCGAACTGATATTGGGAAATGTTTATTATGA
- the purN gene encoding phosphoribosylglycinamide formyltransferase yields the protein MKKIAILASGSGSNAEAIMKWAKASGLAEVVCVLSDKREARVLERAFNHNVPGLYVRKKKLESREEYDQKLIVRLADFNPDWIVLAGYMKLLTPKFLHVFRESGVRVINIHPSLLPLFPGLDGYGDAYRAGVKESGCTIHYVDEGMDTGEIIAQKTFPLIPGETLEEFKARGLLIENAFYPEILEKLLTQLL from the coding sequence ATGAAAAAAATCGCCATCCTCGCTTCAGGTTCAGGCTCCAATGCAGAGGCCATTATGAAATGGGCCAAAGCTTCAGGACTGGCAGAAGTCGTATGTGTGTTAAGTGATAAAAGAGAGGCCCGCGTCTTAGAGCGCGCTTTTAATCACAATGTTCCGGGCCTTTACGTTAGAAAGAAAAAACTAGAATCAAGAGAAGAGTATGACCAAAAGCTAATTGTCCGTTTGGCAGACTTCAATCCAGACTGGATTGTGCTTGCCGGCTACATGAAGCTTTTAACTCCTAAGTTTCTTCACGTCTTTAGGGAGTCTGGAGTGAGGGTGATTAATATTCATCCCTCACTTCTGCCTCTTTTTCCTGGACTTGATGGTTATGGAGATGCTTATCGTGCAGGTGTTAAAGAAAGTGGGTGCACGATTCATTATGTAGATGAAGGAATGGATACGGGGGAGATCATTGCTCAGAAAACGTTTCCTCTTATTCCAGGAGAAACACTGGAAGAATTTAAGGCCCGTGGACTTTTAATTGAAAATGCTTTTTACCCAGAAATTTTAGAAAAACTTTTAACTCAATTACTATAG